TATGATCTAACCGAGCAACTTAATATCAATATTTCAGCAAATAACCTAACGAATGAACGCGGTTATGCCTATATCGAGAACGAAGAGCAACTCGCTTATCTGTATCGTTCAGGACGCCTGTTTAATCTAGGTGTTAATTATCGTTTCTAATTTCCAATAAATGAGACAAGAACTCCAGCAAGTATGCGTAATATTCATAACAATTACTTGCTGTAATTATAAAAAATAGCGTGGAAAAAGTGATGAATTTAAAAAACAAGTTATCCATATTATCAACGGCGATCATACTTGCTACGACTGCCGGTTGCGGTTCGTCTGATGACGAAAATGTTACAAATATTGTTGTTGAAAAACCAGTAGTTATACCACCTGGTGAAACAGACCGAGCGCCTTCAACATGGTTGCGTTTTGGTGATGATTTTAATGGCGATACCATCATGCAAGATGTGTATATTCCATCAAATGGTCTAACAACCTATACCTATTATTCAGTATTAAACTGGAATGCCGGTCTAGATGGAGGTGGTTATGCGGGTATTCAAGATCACCCGGATGGTAGAAATTTTATCTTTTCAATTTGGGATCCCTCAAATGGCGAGCCTATTACAGCTGAATACCAGGGTGAAGGTACGCAAGTTGAATTGTTTGGTGGTGAAGGCACCGGTCTTAAATCGTGGAACTTCCAATTAGGTTGGGAGCCAGATAGATGGTACACCTTAGCGACTAAAGTGTGGCATACGCGTGATGACGGTCATACGCACTTTGCTTTTTGGTCCCAAGATAAAGAAACGGGCGTATGGACACATTTAGTGACCATGGATTTTCCTATGCCATGGGTTGTCTTTAGTACAGAAACTGGCTCATTTGTTGAAGATTGGTTAGGTACCGGTAATAACACGCGTACTGCACTATTTAATAATGGTCGTAAACGTGGCATGGATGGCGGTTGGAAAGCCTTCACAAATGCGGATTATAATGTTGTGCAAGAAGAAGCTACTGCCGCTTATAATGAAAACTTCGATATTGCATCAAACGCAGATTATTACCGCATGACAACGGGTGGTACCGCGGGCCCCGCTGAAGATGAAGATGCTTTTGAGCCAGAAGGTGAACTATCAAGACCTTATTTATTAGCAGCGCCAGATGATGCTCCTACTAGTATCACATTATCGACTGTGACAACTACGGGTATTGATTGGCAACTAGCCACCACGGAAGTGCCACAATTATCTTATCGTGTATTAGTTAAAGGTAAAGTGGTTGCAGAAGGTACTGATCCTCAAGCAAGAAGTGCAATGTTCGACCTTATTGATGTTGATGACGAAATCACGCTTGAAATTGAAAATATATTTGGTAAAACAAGCACGTTTAAAGCGACTGCAAATCAAGGACAAATTGAAGTAAATGATACGATTGCTGTCGCTACAGAAGCGCATTTACTTGAGCGCAATGAAGCAACAGTGATTGAATCTATCGCTGCCGGTGAGTCAAAGTTATATCAAGTGATGGGTTTAGATGCGTCTAAATCGATGACAGTAAAACTAGCGGGTGATGAAGGTGATGCTGATATCTACGTGATGGAAAATAGCATGCCTACCACAACAGATTATGACTGTGTAGGCTTCTCTGGAAGTAGCATTGAATCATGTCGTTTACCCGTTAATGTACGTGAAGAAACGCCATATTATGTACTTGTTACTGCAAGAACTGATGTGTCATGTTTAGCATTATCAACCACGCAAGATGGTGAACCTGGTTGGATCAGTGGTTCAAACTATATTGTTAGCTCAGAGTCAGCAACAGGTTCAGGTAATGGGCTTGGCAATGCATTTGATGGTAATGAAGCAACTATTTGGCATACAAATTGGGGCGATGGTGCACCGACTTACCCTCATACTATTACCATTGATTTAGGGGATACTTATGATGTAAATCGTATTCGGTATTTACCGCGTCAAGATGGTGGTGTAAACGGTACAATTGTTGGTTATGAACTCTATATTTCTGATGATCCTGATGTCTATCCAGCGGAACCACAAATTGTTGGTACATGGGAAGATAACACGGATGAGAAAATTGAGTGGTTTGCTGAAGCTGTAACAGGTCGTTTTGTTAAATTTGTTGCTACAGAAGAACGTGGCGGCAGTGAATGGGCATCAGCTGCAGAAATTAAATTTGGTTTTGATGATGGTTCAGATCCGCTAGCAGAAGGTGGTGAAGACGAAACAGAAACTGAAGTTGAGGATGGTGGTGTTTGCTCTGGTGGCGGAGATACTGGCGATGGTAATCATGTTAATATTCCTGTGAATTCAACGTTACTCGATAATGCTGGTTTAACTGCTACTAGTCCGTCAGGGGCGCAACCAGGTCATGAATTGTCTTTTGCACTTGATGGCTTAACTGGCGATGCTGGACATTGGCATACACCGTGGAGCGGCGTTCCTGCTTATCCTCATGAAGTGTTGATTGACCTTGGTGAGATGTACGAAGTTAACCGTTTTGATTATACACCGCGCACCGGTGGCGGTAATGGAACAGTGGTTGAGTATGAGATTTACGTTGGCGATAGTGCTGATAGCTTAGGCGAGCCGGTAGCACAAGGTACGTGGGAAAATAGTGCTGATGTTAAAACCGTAACCTTTACTGATAAACCCGGGCGTTTTGTTAAGTTTGTAGCACTTGCTGAACAAGGTGATG
The Thalassotalea hakodatensis genome window above contains:
- a CDS encoding discoidin domain-containing protein, whose protein sequence is MNLKNKLSILSTAIILATTAGCGSSDDENVTNIVVEKPVVIPPGETDRAPSTWLRFGDDFNGDTIMQDVYIPSNGLTTYTYYSVLNWNAGLDGGGYAGIQDHPDGRNFIFSIWDPSNGEPITAEYQGEGTQVELFGGEGTGLKSWNFQLGWEPDRWYTLATKVWHTRDDGHTHFAFWSQDKETGVWTHLVTMDFPMPWVVFSTETGSFVEDWLGTGNNTRTALFNNGRKRGMDGGWKAFTNADYNVVQEEATAAYNENFDIASNADYYRMTTGGTAGPAEDEDAFEPEGELSRPYLLAAPDDAPTSITLSTVTTTGIDWQLATTEVPQLSYRVLVKGKVVAEGTDPQARSAMFDLIDVDDEITLEIENIFGKTSTFKATANQGQIEVNDTIAVATEAHLLERNEATVIESIAAGESKLYQVMGLDASKSMTVKLAGDEGDADIYVMENSMPTTTDYDCVGFSGSSIESCRLPVNVREETPYYVLVTARTDVSCLALSTTQDGEPGWISGSNYIVSSESATGSGNGLGNAFDGNEATIWHTNWGDGAPTYPHTITIDLGDTYDVNRIRYLPRQDGGVNGTIVGYELYISDDPDVYPAEPQIVGTWEDNTDEKIEWFAEAVTGRFVKFVATEERGGSEWASAAEIKFGFDDGSDPLAEGGEDETETEVEDGGVCSGGGDTGDGNHVNIPVNSTLLDNAGLTATSPSGAQPGHELSFALDGLTGDAGHWHTPWSGVPAYPHEVLIDLGEMYEVNRFDYTPRTGGGNGTVVEYEIYVGDSADSLGEPVAQGTWENSADVKTVTFTDKPGRFVKFVALAEQGDGAWAAASEFNVGVNMSEKVDNSTLSYSTSSGAQPGNELSYAFDGSFDANHWHTPWSGIPGFPHEVIIDLGEAKNVVQFNYTPRAGGGNGTVAGYEVYVSDNNSDWGNAVATGTWKGNGNTEVAAFDATTGRYIKFVALSEKNGNNFAAAVEFGIRVNP